The proteins below are encoded in one region of Microbacterium pygmaeum:
- a CDS encoding sulfurtransferase → MALLITPAEIIGLLESGTAVRLLDVRWRLDRPEGRPEYLEGHLPGAVYVDLDHELARKGEPAEGRHPLPSRDDLQDAARRWGLNDGDIVIAYDDVQSVAAARAWWLLSRSGVADVRVLDGGLRAWTAAGLPLETGDVQPRRGDVTLDEISDGVASIDDAETWSRGGVLLDVRAPERYKGDVEPLDPIAGHIPGAVNLPTVTHLDSGRFRDPAVIRASFAEAGATPGTPVAAYCGSGITAAHTAFAGALAGLDVSVFPGSWSQWSNTRGRLVATGSTPAGRVGPG, encoded by the coding sequence ATGGCCCTTCTGATCACTCCCGCCGAGATCATCGGACTCCTCGAGAGCGGCACGGCAGTCCGACTGCTCGATGTGCGGTGGCGGCTGGACCGCCCCGAGGGCAGACCCGAGTACCTCGAAGGCCACCTCCCCGGAGCCGTGTACGTCGACCTCGACCACGAGCTCGCCCGGAAGGGCGAGCCGGCCGAGGGGCGGCATCCGCTGCCGTCCCGCGACGATCTCCAGGACGCCGCGCGGCGCTGGGGGCTGAACGACGGCGACATCGTGATCGCGTACGACGACGTGCAGTCGGTCGCGGCCGCACGGGCCTGGTGGCTGCTCTCCCGCAGCGGGGTCGCAGACGTGCGGGTGCTGGACGGCGGGCTGCGGGCCTGGACCGCTGCCGGGCTGCCGCTGGAGACCGGAGATGTGCAGCCGCGACGGGGCGATGTCACGCTCGACGAGATCTCCGACGGCGTCGCATCGATCGACGACGCCGAGACCTGGTCGCGCGGCGGCGTCCTCCTGGATGTCCGGGCGCCGGAGCGCTACAAGGGCGACGTCGAGCCGCTCGACCCGATCGCCGGGCACATCCCAGGGGCCGTCAACCTGCCGACCGTCACCCACCTGGACTCCGGCCGCTTCCGGGATCCCGCAGTGATCCGCGCGTCCTTCGCCGAGGCCGGTGCGACGCCGGGGACGCCGGTCGCCGCCTACTGCGGCTCCGGCATCACGGCCGCCCATACCGCGTTCGCGGGTGCCCTTGCCGGACTGGACGTCTCGGTCTTCCCGGGGTCGTGGAGCCAGTGGTCCAACACCCGCGGGCGCCTGGTCGCCACCGGGTCCACGCCCGCCGGCCGGGTGGGTCCGGGCTAG
- a CDS encoding quinone oxidoreductase family protein, which produces MTAAIVYTEFGGPEVLTLTDVEVPPPGPGEVAVRVEAAGVNPIDGKVRSGARPTGAIDEPRRVGSDGAGIVTAVGDDVDGFRPGDAVVIFGAGGVYAGEVVVPVRSVQPRPAAVSAEVGAALGIPAGTAYQALRSIDVGARDTLLLHGGSGAVGQAAIQFAVRWGATVIATSSEARFDRVRALGAIPVAYGDGLAERIREAAPDGVTVALDAAGTDEAIETSLALVEERNRIATLVRGRDAAGLGIRAFSGGNPKPLTAQQQAWRAEALPVVLALLADGRFSVELGPSFPLADAADAHRAVEAGADGKVTLMP; this is translated from the coding sequence ATGACTGCAGCGATCGTGTACACCGAGTTCGGCGGACCGGAGGTCCTCACCCTCACCGACGTGGAGGTTCCGCCACCGGGGCCGGGCGAGGTCGCCGTCCGGGTCGAGGCGGCCGGGGTGAATCCGATCGATGGCAAGGTGCGGAGCGGCGCGCGTCCGACGGGAGCGATCGACGAGCCGAGGCGAGTGGGTTCGGACGGCGCGGGCATCGTCACCGCCGTAGGCGACGACGTGGACGGGTTCCGCCCAGGCGATGCCGTCGTGATCTTCGGCGCCGGCGGGGTCTACGCCGGCGAGGTGGTCGTGCCGGTCCGCAGCGTCCAGCCGCGCCCCGCAGCGGTGTCGGCCGAGGTGGGCGCTGCACTCGGGATCCCCGCCGGCACCGCCTATCAGGCGCTGCGCTCGATCGATGTCGGGGCACGCGACACGCTGCTCCTGCACGGCGGATCCGGTGCAGTCGGACAGGCGGCGATCCAGTTCGCGGTGCGATGGGGCGCGACGGTGATCGCGACCTCCTCCGAGGCGCGCTTCGACCGCGTGCGGGCACTCGGCGCGATCCCGGTCGCCTACGGCGACGGCCTCGCCGAGCGCATCCGCGAGGCGGCGCCCGACGGCGTCACGGTCGCGTTGGATGCGGCAGGCACCGATGAGGCGATCGAGACCTCCCTCGCGCTGGTCGAGGAGCGCAACCGGATCGCGACGCTGGTTCGCGGGAGGGATGCCGCGGGCCTGGGCATCCGTGCGTTCAGCGGCGGCAACCCGAAGCCCCTGACAGCGCAGCAGCAGGCGTGGCGCGCCGAGGCTCTGCCGGTCGTGCTCGCACTCCTGGCCGACGGTCGCTTCTCGGTGGAGCTGGGCCCCTCGTTCCCGCTCGCCGATGCCGCCGACGCCCACCGCGCGGTGGAGGCGGGCGCCGACGGCAAAGTGACGCTGATGCCCTAG